Proteins from a genomic interval of Trichoderma breve strain T069 chromosome 2, whole genome shotgun sequence:
- a CDS encoding lactonase, 7-bladed beta-propeller domain-containing protein, which produces MKFSSTLSAALAASPALAAPTSEAASSAKVVYANSGHIYLASYDGTKFTTTVNSSFRNTDPSWLAYVPPSSLYAVNDIASNTFLYNIDVNGNAIKQVTNKQGSGGVVHLEVNKANTRMLGAGYGSGKIDVWNIENGGLTLIKSIQSTGPLGPNPDRQDAPHPHQTVNDPTGRFFVANDLGTDSILVIDSQNDAFNIVNRFPVVPAGAGPRHGVFFPFGAAQATHYFLLCEMGNVVIAYKVTYTDDGRGMTFETTQVLNTFGPNTNAPAGAGAGELVLSPDNKDLYLSNRLTGQATDNIAHVKIIDNGAGNLRLLWINSVSSGGTGPRMFSISNDGSSLFVTNQDGALGVAAISRKADDGSLDTNFHGTISSSAFGQSGQGPQYIKQIQ; this is translated from the coding sequence ATGAAGTTCTCATCCACCCTCTCTGCGGCTCTCGCTGCCTCCCCTGCCCTCGCAGCTCCCACCTCTGAagccgcctcctccgccaaagTCGTCTACGCCAACTCCGGCCACATCTACCTCGCCTCATACGACGGCACAAAGTTCACGACCACCGTCAACTCGTCTTTCCGCAACACCGACCCCTCGTGGCTCGCCTACGTGCCCCCCAGCTCCCTCTACGCCGTCAACGACATCGCCTCAAACACCTTCCTCTACAACATCGACGTCAACGGCAACGCCATCAAGCAGGTCACCAACAAGCAAGGCTCCGGCGGCGTCGTCCACCTCGAGGTCAACAAGGCAAACACCCGCATGCTCGGCGCCGGCTACGGCTCCGGCAAGATCGACGTCTGGAACATTGAGAACGGCGGCCTCACTCTCATCAAGTCCATCCAGTCCACCGGCCCTCTCGGCCCTAACCCGGACCGCCAGGATgctcctcaccctcaccaGACCGTCAACGACCCCACGGGCCGCTTCTTTGTAGCCAATGATCTCGGCACCGACTCTATCCTAGTCATTGACTCTCAAAACGACGCCTTCAACATCGTCAACCGCTTCCCCGTTGTGCCCGCTGGCGCCGGTCCGCGTCACGgcgtcttcttcccctttggTGCCGCCCAGGCAACCCACTACTTCCTGCTCTGCGAGATGGGCAACGTCGTCATCGCCTACAAAGTCACCTACACCGACGACGGCAGGGGCATGACTTTCGAAACCACCCAGGTCCTCAACACCTTTGGTCCCAACACCAACGCGCCCGCCGGTGCCGGTGCCGGTGAGCTTGTGCTCTCCCCCGATAACAAAGACCTGTACCTGTCGAACCGCCTGACTGGCCAAGCAACGGATAACATCGCCCACGTCAAGATCATCGACAACGGTGCCGGCAACCTGAGGCTCCTTTGGATCAACTCAGTCTCCTCAGGAGGCACTGGACCGAGAATgttcagcatcagcaacgaCGGCAGCTCGCTGTTCGTTACGAACCAAGATGGTGCTCTTGGTGTGGCTGCCATCTCTCGAAAGGCAGACGACGGCTCTCTCGATACCAACTTCCACGGCACAATCAGCTCCAGTGCATTTGGCCAGAGCGGCCAGGGTCCTCAGTACATTAAGCAGATCCAGTAA
- a CDS encoding SGF29 tudor-like domain-containing protein codes for MANRKTQREISNLAEDLGPYYSQPGRRDMSQRNRSGRGSNRNNGGAHGEEVQIWDEAKASFNDLINGINSDNDNLGQLVNMDKQAGTMDSDSVPTDTMKQMEELCRSGVKKSEDNITAAKNLMERLKVIRAVVVAKEQAEAPPTGPSKRSTTRTDSAAAAAASLYEFNEPGDSPVPSPMADSVEPPGSTSGAAGSSTNKSKILFSKGDEVAFKPKAVNGEQTSDWILGEVAQVLGEGKSRRYKVIDIEPDDQSKQKEYRSSASSMIPITPESQASSLKDYEAGHVVLALYPQTTTFYKAEVHSMTSTGKVDLKFEGENDSTTLQQVERRYVIEYRV; via the exons ATGGCTAATCGGAAAACACAGCGCGAAATCAGCAACCTCGCCGAGGACCTCGGCCCCTACTACAGCCAGCCGGGCCGCCGCGACATGTCGCAACGAAATCGGAGCGGCCGTGGCTCCAACCGCAACAATGGGGGAGCTCACGGCGAGGAGGTCCAGATATGGGACGAGGCCAAAGCATCGTTCAACGAcctcatcaacggcatcaaTTCCGACAACGACAACCTGGGCCAGCTGGTCAACATGGACAAGCAGGCCGGCACGATGGACTCGGACAGCGTACCCACCGACACTATGAAgcagatggaggagctgtgCCGATCCGGCGTCAAGAAATCCGAAGACaacatcaccgccgccaagaACCTCATGGAGCGTCTCAAAGTGATAAGAGCAGTTGTCGTGGCCAAGGAGCAGGCGGAGGCACCACCCACCGGGCCATCTAAGAGATCCACCACCAGGACCGAcagtgctgctgcggccGCCGCCTCTCTCTACGAATTCAACGAACCAGGCGACTCCCCGGTGCCCAGCCCCATG GCGGATAGTGTCGAACCCCCGGGGTCTACGAGCGGTGCTGCGGGGAGCTCGACCAACAAATCCAAaattctcttctccaagggCGACGAGGTAGCATTTAAGCCCAAGGCTGTCAATGGCGAACAGACTTCAGACTGGATACTGGGCGAGGTGGCACAGGTGCTGGGGGAGGGCAAGAGTCGGCGGTACAAGGTTATCGACATTGAGCCGGACGATCAGAGCAAGCAAAAGGAGTACCGCTCTAGCGCCAGCAGCATGATTCCCATCACACCAGAAAGCCAGGCCAGCTCGCTCAAGGATTACGAAGCCGGCCATGTGGTCCTCGCCCTTTATCCTCAGACGACGACTTTTTACAAGGCCGAGGTTCATAGCATGACATCGACGGGCAAGGTTGATCTCAAGTTTGAGGGCGAAAACGATTCAACGACGCTACAGCAGGTGGAGCGAAGATATGTCATCGAGTACAGGGTCTAA
- a CDS encoding protein kinase domain-containing protein: MPLRLRPGYPHSSSSHHLFASSSSSSSSAHRLYTDGRDQSAGYQPKARVTERYRIIGFISSGTYGRVYKAVSRASNGEVAIKKFKPDKEGEQVSYTGISQSAIREMSLCSELRHSNVIRLVEIILEDKCIFMVFEYAEHDLLQIIHHHTQQPRHPIPPATVKSIMFQLLNGCQYLHTNWVLHRDLKPANIMVTSGGEVKIGDLGLARRFDKPLHSLFSGDKVVVTIWYRAPELILGSYHYTPAIDMWAVGCIFAELLSLRPIFKGEEAKMDSKKTVPFQRNQMHKIAEIMGMPTKERWPLLPAMPDHHQNPPSRGYATTSSLEKWYYSTINNNSGAGSAASGPNGQPALQSLGAEGYKLLAGLLEYDPEKRLTAAQALQSVFFSSGDRVSANCFEGVKVEYPHRRVSQDDNDIRTSSLPGTKRSGLPDDTLLRPAKRMKE; the protein is encoded by the exons ATGCCTCTAAGGCTGAGGCCAGGCTATCCTcactcgtcgtcatcgcaTCACTTGTTcgcatcgtcttcgtcctcgtcttcgtctgcTCACCGCCTATATACAGATGGTCGCGACCAGTCGGCTGGCTACCAGCCCAAGGCACGTGTAACGGAGCGATACCGCATTATTGGGTTCATCAGCAGTGGCACCTACGGGCGTGTCTACAAAGCCGtcagcagagccagcaatGGCGAAG TAGCTATCAAAAAGTTCAAGCCGGATAAGGAGGGCGAGCAGGTCAGCTACACGGGCATCTCTCAGAGCGCCATCCGCGAGATGAGCCTCTGCAGCGAGCTTCGCCACTCCAACGTCATCCGGCTCGTGGAGATTATTCTAGAGGACAAGTGCATCTTTATGGTGTTTGAATACGCCGAACACGACCTGTTGCAGATTATTCATCACCACACCCAGCAGCCACGTCACCCAATACCTCCAGCCACGGTCAAAAGCATCATGTTTCAGCTCCTCAACGGCTGCCAGTATCTTCACACCAACTGGGTCTTGCACCGCGATCTCAAGCCCGCCAACATCATGGTCACGTCTGGTGGAGAAGTCAAGATTGGAGACTTGGGTCTGGCTCGCCGCTTCGACAAACCGTTACATTCCCTCTTTAGTGGTGATAAGGTTGTCGTGACGATATGGTATCGTGCACCGGAGCTCATCCTGGGCTCGTACCACTACACTCCTGCTATCGACATGTGGGCTGTGGGGTGCATTTTCGCTGAACTGTTGTCTTTACGGCCGATATTCAAGGGGGAGgaagccaagatggacagCAAGAAGACGGTTCCCTTCCAGAGAAACCAGATGCACAAGATTGCCGAGATCATGGGCATGCCGACTAAAGAACGGTGGCCACTGCTCCCAGCTATGCCCGA CCACCACCAGAACCCTCCCAGCCGCGGCTACGCGACCACGTCGAGTCTCGAGAAGTGGTACTACAgcaccatcaacaacaactcgGGTGCCGGATCTGCCGCCTCAGGCCCCAACGGCCAGCCCGCGCTCCAGTCCCTCGGCGCCGAAGGCTACAAGCTCCTCGCAGGCCTCCTCGAGTACGACCCGGAAAAGCGCCTCACCGCCGCGCAGGCACTGCAGTCGGTCTTTTTCAGCTCGGGCGACCGCGTCAGCGCAAACTGCTTCGAGGGCGTCAAGGTCGAGTATCCGCACCGTCGCGTCAGCCAGGACGACAACGACATTCGCACCAGCAGTCTGCCGGGTACCAAGCGTAGCGGGCTTCCGGATGACACGTTATTGCGGCCGGCCAAGCGCATGAAGGagtga
- a CDS encoding ADP-ribosylation factor family domain-containing protein — translation MGGQLSKVMSKIFGSKEMRLLMLGLDAAGKTTILYKLKLGQDVTTIPTVGFNVETVTYKNVKFNVWDVGGQDKIRPLWRHYFSGTQGLIFVIDSSDRARMDEARQELHRIINDREMKDSLLLVFANKQDLKEAMSPQEVTEALQLSKLKDKVWYVVPSCATTGEGLLEGLAWLSNNVKAPAAPVKK, via the exons ATGGGTGGCCAACTTTCCAAGGTTATGAGCAAGATCTTCGGATCCAAGGAGATGCGACTGCTGATGCTGGGTCTTGACGCCGCTGGTAAAACAACAATCCTGTACAAGCTCAAGCTCGGCCAGGACGTCACCACCATCCCCACCGTCGGCTTCAACGTCGAGACCGTCACCTACAAGAACGTCAAGTTCAACGTCTGGGATGTCGGTGGCCAGGACAAGATCCGTCCTCTGTGGAGGCACTACTTCAGCG GTACCCAAGgtctcatcttcgtcattgaCTCTTCCGACCGCGCCCGTATGGATGAAGCCCGACAGGAATTACATCGCATCATCAACGACCGAGAAATGAAGGACAGCCTGCTCCTGGTGTTTGCTAACAAGCAGGATCTCAAAGAAG CCATGTCACCCCAAGAAGTCACCgaggctctccagctctccaagctcaaggacaaggtcTGGTACGTCGTGCCCAGCTGTGCCACGACCGGCGAAGGTCTGCTCGAGGGTCTGGCCTGGCTCTCCAACAACGTCAAGGCCCCCGCCGCCCCCGTCAAGAAATAA